The following proteins are encoded in a genomic region of Magnolia sinica isolate HGM2019 chromosome 1, MsV1, whole genome shotgun sequence:
- the LOC131248662 gene encoding disease resistance protein SUMM2-like gives MDFFKAVLEVVKFLWDPLARQISYVKNLNKNVEDLRKNMDELTSKENDVTNEIERAKLQRRVPREEVNNWLKDVENVKNEVTVIEKEFAEQERCCNGCVPDCYTARKLSKRALEKASKVHELKQKSLFEGGVAVDQLPATVHTLPTTSLEGKTSAEKTLEQILGCIMDAKIGMIGVYGMGGVGKTTIMMNINNRLKDAKHFNSIIWVTVSQDFNLERLQTDIAKKVELVLQEGDDDVSRASALYEALMKRRKFLLILDDMWKAFSLEKVGIPKPSKENGCKIALTTRSWDVCGGMKTDKVIKVQVLSEEEAWVLFKDNIGSDVVLASDVQEIAELVAKECGGLPLALITVGGALRGVKDVHEWRDALNQLRSSVTEIEGMQDEVFGRLKFSYNRLSNEKSRACFLYCSLYPEDYKIPVEEVIKYWICEGLIDEVGDIQAKIDNGHSIVNKLVRACMLESSIDNVRYVKMHDLIRDMAIGITKHNPLFIVKAGIGMEEPPNDDEWLTEVERVSLMRNKIHSLLATPNCYKLTTLFLQDNPLQGHISASLFQHMCSLRVLDLSDSHIQRLPDSLSDLVNLRALVLTECKYLSTVPSLAKMKELRLLDLSSTIIEVLPHEMEGLAKLRFLDLSGMYKLKTIETGVISKLLCLEHFMALGDGFIQAFKPQERKVSDELANLSRLVLLKLSFPNLVTFSHYVKSEQWRKLKKFSFFVGAEDPMSYRQFSYIKGDEIGDEINYLYEVEHLVYLENLRLGTRKSPLLLPANTIELAIKNCTNFSRLSLLSLTNVEGLKLCYINECRRVKSILSVEDNASFLTSLEHLLLEEVPNLQTVCQGVLATLGTFQSLKTIIIVNCHRLKNLFSAGWLKNLQKLETIFVKDCDGMEELVAEEEEDEISVTNDINNDITITLPMLKNIYLSDVHKLKKICGKVLMCSSMAFIKIKGCLKLQKIPFSVGTSPVTFEGEIEGTGKWWDKLEWDDAAIKPLLLPLYKKLEDDDTDDSDDDNDSDHDDDEEEEEEEEDDDDDDVHHYHHHHEKEASEKEETAITTTKEEGLDGPACSSLS, from the coding sequence ATGGATTTTTTTAAGGCTGTTCTTGAAGTTGTGAAGTTTTTGTGGGATCCTCTTGCTCGACAGATAAGTTATGTGAAGAATCTAAATAAAAATGTGGAGGATTTGAGAAAGAATATGGATGAACTAACTAGTAAAGAAAATGATGTGACTAATGAAATTGAGAGAGCTAAGTTGCAACGGAGGGTTCCCCGGGAAGAAGTGAACAACTGGTTGAAAGACGTCGAAAATGTTAAAAACGAAGTGACAGTCATTGAGAAAGAATTTGCTGAACAAGAGAGATGCTGCAATGGATGTGTGCCCGATTGTTACACAGCTCGAAAACTAAGCAAAAGAGCTTTGGAAAAAGCTTCTAAAGTGCATGAGCTCAAGCAAAAAAGTTTATTTGAGGGTGGAGTTGCAGTTGATCAGCTACCGGCAACAGTGCATACCTTACCCACAACATCTCTAGAAGGTAAAACATCAGCCGAAAAAACTTTAGAGCAGATTTTGGGTTGTATAATGGATGCAAAAATAGGAATGATTGGCGTATATGGAATGGGAGGGGTCGGGAAGACGACCATCATGATGAATATTAACAATCGTCTCAAGGATGCCAAGCATTTTAATAGTATTATCTGGGTGACTGTATCCCAAGATTTTAACTTGGAGAGGCTACAAACTGATATTGCAAAGAAAGTTGAATTGGTCTTACAAGAGGGCGACGACGATGTGAGCAGAGCATCAGCATTATATGAAGCATTAATGAAGAGGCGAAAGTTTTTGCTCATCCTCGATGATATGTGGAAGGCATTTTCACTAGAAAAAGTTGGAATTCCTAAACCTAGTAAAGAAAATGGTTGCAAGATAGCATTGACAACTCGGTCATGGGATGTTTGTGGTGGAATGAAGACAGACAAGGTCATTAAAGTACAAGTGCTTTCTGAAGAGGAAGCCTGGGTTCTATTCAAAGATAATATTGGTAGTGACGTGGTGCTGGCTTCAGATGTGCAAGAAATCGCAGAGCTTGTGGCTAAAGAATGTGGAGGTCTACCACTAGCACTTATCACAGTCGGTGGGGCTCTTAGAGGGGTTAAGGATGTTCATGAATGGAGGGACGCGTTGAATCAATTAAGAAGCTCAGTGACTGAAATTGAAGGCATGCAGGATGAAGTTTTTGGGCGGCTAAAGTTCAGTTACAATCGCTTGAGTAATGAGAAGAGTCGTGCTTGTTTCTTGTATTGCTCATTGTATCCAGAAGATTATAAGATCCCTGTAGAAGAGGTGATTAAATATTGGATTTGTGAGGGGTTAATAGATGAAGTGGGGGATATCCAAGCCAAAATTGACAACGGGCATTCCATAGTGAACAAGCTTGTTCGTGCTTGCATGCTAGAAAGTTCCATTGATAATGTTAGGTATGTAAAGATGCACGACTTAATTAGGGATATGGCGATCggcataaccaagcataaccctCTCTTCATAGTCAAGGCTGGGATCGGAATGGAAGAGCCTCCGAATGATGATGAATGGTTAACAGAAGTTGAGAGGGTTTCATTGATGAGGAACAAAATCCACAGCCTCTTAGCAACGCCAAACTGCTATAAACTCACTACCTTGTTTTTGCAAGATAATCCTCTTCAAGGTCATATCTCTGCATCATTGTTTCAGCATATGTGTAGCCTCAGAGTTCTTGATCTCTCCGATTCTCACATTCAGCGCTTGCCTGACTCGCTTTCTGATTTGGTGAACCTCCGTGCACTGGTGCTAACAGAATGCAAGTATTTATCCACGGTTCCCTCACTAGCAAAAATGAAAGAGCTAAGGCTGTTGGACCTCTCTTCCACAATCATCGAGGTACTTCCGCACGAAATGGAAGGATTAGCAAAACTAAGATTCCTTGACTTATCGGGAATGTACAAATTGAAAACGATTGAGACAGGAGTAATATCTAAGCTTCTCTGTCTTGAACACTTTATGGCATTGGGCGATGGCTTTATTCAAGCATTCAAGCCTCAAGAAAGAAAGGTATCAGATGAGCTCGCAAATCTAAGTCGGTTGGTTCTTCTTAAACTCTCCTTTCCTAACCTGGTAACCTTCTCACACTATGTCAAATCTGAGCAGTGGCGAAAATTGAAGAAATTCTCTTTCTTTGTGGGAGCTGAGGATCCGATGTCTTATAGGCAGTTTTCTTACATTAAGGGAGATGAAATCGGAGATGAAATCAACTATTTATATGAGGTGGAGCATTTGGTATATCTCGAAAATCTGCGACTTGGCACCAGAAAAAGTCCTCTCTTGCTGCCTGCCAACACAattgagttggccattaaaaATTGCACAAATTTCTCCCGACTGTCGCTTCTCTCCTTAACGAATGTGGAGGGATTGAAGTTATGCTACATTAACGAGTGCCGCAGAGTGAAGTCCATTTTGTCAGTTGAAGATAATGCCTCTTTCCTCACATCCTTAGAGCACTTACTTCTTGAGGAAGTACCAAATCTACAAACTGTTTGTCAGGGAGTACTTGCGACACTTGGCACCTTTCAAAGCTTGAAGACCATAATCATCGTTAATTGCCATAGGCtgaagaatttattttcagctgggtggttgaagaatcttcagAAGCTTGAAACAATTTTTGTTAAGGACTGCGATGGGATGGAAGAGTTGGTggccgaagaagaagaagatgagataAGTGTAACAAACGACATCAATAATGACATTACCATCACGCTGCCTATGTTAAAGAATATCTATCTTTCAGATGTGCATAAACTGAAGAAGATTTGTGGCAAGGTACTCATGTGCAGTTCTATGGCCTTCATTAAAATAAAAGGTTGTCTTAAGCTGCAGAAGATCCCTTTCTCCGTTGGTACCTCACCCGTGACTTTTGAAGGAGAGATTGAGGGAACGGGAAAGTGGTGGGATAAATTGGAATGGGACGATGCTGCCATTAAACCACTCCTCCTTCCCCTTTACAAAAAATTGGAAG